A portion of the Methanofastidiosum sp. genome contains these proteins:
- a CDS encoding ribosome assembly factor SBDS, with translation MISLDDAVTAKLKYQGEHFEILVDPQKAQDFKGGNEADDFLAANFIFKDANKGDKASPESLKKAFGTDNVSEISKIILKKGEIHLTTEQRRAMMENKRAQIVSYISRHAINPQTGHPHPPQRIETALEEARVSIDMYRRTEDQIKQIIHALAPILPIKIENRRIGVKVPAEYAPKAMGFVKTLGTIIKEEWGRDGSWMFVIEIPAGLQDDLFSKLNGATKGNVETKIMDK, from the coding sequence TTGATATCTCTAGATGATGCAGTTACTGCAAAACTCAAGTACCAAGGGGAACATTTTGAGATCTTAGTTGATCCTCAAAAGGCCCAAGATTTTAAGGGAGGAAATGAAGCAGATGATTTCCTCGCTGCAAACTTTATTTTTAAAGACGCAAACAAGGGAGATAAAGCATCTCCAGAGTCTCTTAAAAAAGCATTTGGTACAGATAATGTTAGTGAGATTTCAAAAATTATTCTAAAGAAAGGAGAAATACACCTTACTACCGAGCAAAGAAGAGCAATGATGGAAAATAAGAGAGCGCAGATTGTCTCTTATATTTCAAGACACGCCATAAATCCTCAGACTGGTCACCCACACCCACCACAAAGAATTGAAACAGCTTTAGAAGAGGCAAGAGTTTCAATAGATATGTACCGGAGAACTGAAGATCAGATTAAACAGATAATTCATGCACTGGCCCCAATTCTACCTATTAAGATTGAAAATAGAAGAATAGGAGTCAAAGTACCCGCAGAATATGCACCTAAAGCAATGGGATTTGTAAAAACTCTTGGTACTATTATTAAAGAAGAATGGGGAAGAGATGGCTCTTGGATGTTTGTAATTGAAATACCGGCCGGATTACAAGACGACCTTTTCAGCAAGTTAAATGGCGCCACAAAGGGAAACGTTGAGACAAAAATAATGGATAAATAA